One region of Prinia subflava isolate CZ2003 ecotype Zambia chromosome 6, Cam_Psub_1.2, whole genome shotgun sequence genomic DNA includes:
- the NEUROD1 gene encoding neurogenic differentiation factor 1: MQRLTMTKSYSESGLMGEPQPQGPPSWTDECLSSQDEEHEVDKKEEDLEGLHAEAEEDSLRNGEEEDEEDDLDEEEEEEEEEEDDDQKPKRRGPKKKKMTKARMERFKLRRMKANARERNRMHGLNAALDNLRKVVPCYSKTQKLSKIETLRLAKNYIWALSEILRSGKSPDLVSFVQTLCKGLSQPTTNLVAGCLQLNPRTFLPEQSQEVPPHVAAAAGAPFPAHPYPYQSPGLPSPPYGTMDSSHLFHLKPPHAYGAALEPFFESGLAEGASPAFDGPLSPPLSVNGNFSFKHEPAADFDKSYAFSMHYPAAAAALAAAPAHAAIFPPAASRCEIPVDGLAPYEGHPHHERVLSAQLNAIFHD, translated from the coding sequence ATGCAGAGGCTCACCATGACGAAGTCGTACAGCGAGAGCGGGCTGATGGGCGAGCCCCAGCCGCAGGGCCCCCCGAGCTGGACGGACGAGTGCCTCAGCTCCCAGGACGAGGAGCACGAGGTAGACAAGAAGGAGGAGGACCTGGAGGGTCTGCACGCCGAGGCCGAGGAGGACTCGCTGCGGAACGGAGAGGAAGAGGACGAGGAGGACGACTTGGAcgaagaggaggaggaagaggaggaggaggaagacgaCGACCAGAAGCCCAAGAGGCGGGGCCccaagaagaagaagatgaCCAAGGCTCGCATGGAGCGGTTCAAGCTGCGGCGCATGAAGGCCAATGCCCGGGAGCGCAACCGCATGCACGGGCTGAACGCGGCCCTGGACAACCTGCGCAAGGTGGTGCCCTGCTACTCCAAGACGCAGAAGCTCTCCAAGATCGAGACCCTGCGCCTGGCCAAGAACTACATTTGGGCGCTCTCCGAGATCCTCCGCTCGGGCAAGAGCCCGGACCTGGTGTCCTTCGTGCAGACCCTCTGCAAGGGCCTGTCGCAGCCCACCACCAACTTGGTGGCCGGCTGCCTGCAGCTCAACCCGCGGACTTTCCTGCCcgagcagagccaggaggtgCCGCCGCacgtggcggcggcggcgggcgcgccCTTCCCGGCGCACCCCTACCCCTACCAGTCTCCGGGCTTGCCCAGCCCGCCCTACGGCACCATGGACAGCTCCCACCTCTTCCACCTCAAGCCGCCGCACGCCTACGGCGCCGCGCTGGAGCCCTTCTTCGAGAGCGGGCTGGCGGAGGGCGCCAGCCCCGCCTTCGACGGGCCGCTCAGCCCGCCCCTCAGCGTGAACGGCAACTTCTCCTTCAAGCACGAGCCGGCCGCCGACTTCGACAAGAGCTACGCCTTCTCCATGCACtaccccgccgccgccgccgcgctggCCGCCGCGCCCGCCCACGCCGCCATCTTCCCGCCCGCCGCCTCCCGCTGCGAGATCCCGGTGGACGGGCTGGCGCCCTACGAGGGCCACCCGCACCACGAGCGCGTCCTCAGCGCCCAGCTCAACGCCATCTTCCACGACTGA